In one Oscillospiraceae bacterium genomic region, the following are encoded:
- a CDS encoding alpha/beta hydrolase, with the protein MKTERFELGGVPALLWGEPSDRVIVAVHGSQSHKADAPIALLAQRAAERGRQVLSFDLPGHGDRKGGEPCKAQNGVADLTAVMAYARGRWGRVGLFGNSLGAYFSLLACRDEPPEEAWFLSPVVDMERLIETMMAWSGVTPERLEREQVIPTPMGETLYWDYYRYVREHPVCKWEAPTHILYGAGDALCERERVEDFARRYGCALEIVPDGEHFFHTGPQLAALSAWLAATV; encoded by the coding sequence ATGAAAACCGAGCGGTTTGAACTCGGCGGCGTCCCCGCCCTGCTGTGGGGGGAGCCGTCGGACCGGGTGATCGTCGCGGTCCACGGGAGCCAGTCCCACAAGGCGGACGCGCCCATCGCCCTTTTGGCGCAGCGGGCGGCGGAGCGTGGCAGGCAGGTGCTCAGCTTCGACCTGCCCGGCCACGGGGACCGGAAGGGCGGCGAGCCCTGCAAGGCCCAAAACGGCGTGGCGGATCTGACCGCCGTCATGGCGTACGCGCGGGGCAGGTGGGGGCGCGTCGGCCTGTTTGGAAACAGCCTGGGCGCCTATTTCAGCCTGCTGGCCTGCCGGGACGAGCCGCCGGAGGAGGCGTGGTTCCTCTCCCCGGTGGTGGACATGGAGCGCCTGATTGAGACTATGATGGCCTGGTCCGGCGTGACGCCGGAGCGGCTGGAGCGGGAGCAGGTCATTCCCACACCCATGGGGGAGACCCTGTACTGGGACTACTACCGCTACGTGAGGGAGCACCCGGTATGCAAATGGGAGGCGCCCACCCACATCCTGTACGGGGCGGGAGACGCGCTGTGCGAGCGGGAGCGGGTGGAGGACTTCGCCCGCCGGTACGGCTGCGCGCTGGAAATTGTGCCGGACGGGGAGCACTTTTTCCACACCGGGCCGCAGCTCGCCGCCCTGTCCGCCTGGCTGGCGGCGACGGTATAG
- a CDS encoding sulfurtransferase-like selenium metabolism protein YedF produces the protein MSHIIDAKGKPCPQPVILAKQAIGAGESAFTVEVDNPTAVGNLQRLAASQGYAVQAEEREGGVFALAFEKTGEAAACGEAVGAAQPKTYTVFVGRDIIGDGDRELGTNLMRMFFYTLLQSDDLPQSICFMNAGAKLPACDEQVVGHLKGLLEKGVEVLVCGTCLNFYGLSEQLQVGTVSNMYDIVTRMQQAGKVISL, from the coding sequence ATGTCCCATATCATCGACGCCAAGGGCAAGCCCTGCCCCCAGCCCGTCATCCTGGCCAAGCAGGCCATCGGCGCAGGCGAGAGCGCCTTTACCGTGGAGGTGGACAACCCTACCGCCGTGGGCAACCTCCAGCGCCTGGCGGCCAGCCAGGGCTACGCCGTACAGGCGGAGGAGCGGGAGGGCGGCGTGTTCGCCCTGGCCTTTGAAAAGACCGGGGAGGCCGCGGCCTGCGGCGAGGCCGTGGGGGCAGCCCAGCCCAAGACCTACACCGTCTTCGTGGGCCGTGACATCATCGGCGACGGGGACCGGGAGCTGGGCACAAACCTGATGCGCATGTTTTTCTACACCCTGCTCCAGTCCGACGATCTGCCCCAGTCCATCTGCTTTATGAACGCGGGCGCCAAGCTGCCCGCCTGCGACGAGCAGGTGGTAGGCCACCTGAAGGGCCTGCTGGAGAAGGGCGTGGAGGTGCTGGTCTGCGGTACCTGCCTGAACTTCTACGGCCTGAGCGAGCAGCTCCAGGTGGGCACGGTGAGCAACATGTACGACATCGTCACCCGGATGCAGCAGGCTGGGAAGGTCATCTCCCTGTAA
- a CDS encoding peptidoglycan glycosyltransferase: MKKIERRAAVCLILALALLLGTGVFCFRFVKDGGKWVSFAANRHLYNSLGQLSVGKVLDRDGDLLSWPDEEGRRRYYDGETVRRATLHAVGDAAGNIGTGALVAFADRLSGYNLLTGAYSPLGEGNELTLTLDARYNYAAYTALNGRKGAVGVYNYKTGEILCMVSSPSFDPANPPADVEGDEAYDGVYLNRFLSGTFVPGSVFKTVTLAAALERIPDLMDRRWTCTGSVDVGGGAVTCPSAHGELDIYGALAHSCNGVFAQLSAELGADTLQKYAEKAGLTSGYKVNGIRTASGRFDVSAATENQLGWAGVGQYSDAVNPCALMVYMGAVANGGRAAVPQLILKNQTSFGLPLSFYLRRGTGQLVEADTAAVMADMMARNVTERYGARRFPNMDLCAKSGTAEVGGGKAPNAWFAGFLRNPDAPYAFVVLVENGGSGSDAAGSVAAKVLDVIVNGY, encoded by the coding sequence ATGAAGAAAATTGAGCGCCGGGCCGCGGTGTGCCTGATCCTGGCCCTGGCCCTGCTGCTGGGCACGGGGGTATTCTGCTTCCGCTTCGTAAAGGACGGGGGCAAGTGGGTCTCCTTTGCGGCCAACCGCCACCTCTACAACAGCCTGGGCCAGCTCTCGGTGGGCAAGGTGCTGGACCGGGACGGGGATCTGCTCTCCTGGCCCGACGAAGAGGGCAGGCGGCGCTACTACGACGGGGAGACGGTGCGCCGCGCCACCCTCCACGCCGTGGGGGACGCGGCGGGCAACATCGGCACCGGGGCCCTGGTGGCCTTCGCCGACCGCCTGTCGGGCTACAACCTGCTCACCGGGGCCTACAGCCCCCTGGGGGAGGGCAACGAGCTGACCCTCACCCTGGACGCGCGGTACAACTACGCCGCCTACACCGCCCTGAACGGCCGCAAGGGCGCGGTGGGTGTGTACAACTACAAGACCGGGGAGATCCTGTGCATGGTCTCCTCCCCCAGCTTCGACCCCGCCAACCCGCCCGCCGACGTGGAGGGGGACGAGGCCTACGACGGGGTGTACCTCAACCGCTTCCTCTCGGGCACCTTCGTGCCCGGATCGGTGTTCAAGACGGTCACCCTGGCCGCCGCCCTGGAGCGCATCCCCGACCTCATGGACCGGCGCTGGACCTGCACCGGGTCGGTGGACGTGGGGGGCGGGGCGGTGACCTGCCCCTCCGCCCACGGGGAGCTGGACATCTACGGGGCCCTGGCCCACTCCTGCAACGGGGTCTTCGCCCAGCTCTCCGCCGAGCTGGGGGCGGACACACTCCAGAAGTACGCCGAGAAGGCGGGACTCACCTCCGGCTACAAGGTCAACGGCATCCGCACCGCCTCCGGGCGCTTCGACGTGAGCGCCGCCACAGAAAACCAATTGGGCTGGGCCGGGGTGGGCCAGTACTCCGACGCGGTGAACCCCTGCGCCCTGATGGTTTACATGGGGGCCGTCGCCAACGGGGGCCGCGCCGCGGTGCCCCAGCTCATTTTGAAAAACCAGACCTCCTTCGGCCTCCCCCTGTCCTTCTACCTCAGGCGCGGCACCGGGCAGCTGGTGGAGGCGGATACCGCCGCGGTGATGGCCGACATGATGGCCCGCAATGTGACCGAGCGCTACGGCGCACGGCGCTTCCCCAACATGGACCTGTGCGCCAAGTCGGGCACCGCCGAGGTGGGCGGGGGCAAGGCCCCCAACGCCTGGTTCGCGGGCTTCCTGCGCAACCCGGACGCGCCCTACGCCTTCGTGGTGCTGGTGGAGAACGGCGGCTCGGGCTCCGACGCGGCGGGGAGCGTGGCCGCCAAGGTGCTGGACGTGATCGTAAACGGGTATTGA
- a CDS encoding short-chain dehydrogenase: protein MKELNEKVAIVTGGGQGIGRGIALCLAKRGVKVVVIGRRLDPVLAVAEEIKALGGQALGLSCDTSDRERVNEVVSRTVETFGSIDILVNNAQSLPKSAPVEETTYESMFLAWSTGTIGSLNFMQACFPYMKEQGEGRIINTASATGMFGYPGQLAYASNKESIRGMTKIAAKEWAQYGITVNCILPGAESPAAKEWAKKFPDLYAKQMEQQPMHRLGDPENDIAPVVCFLSSPDCRFFSGQCLLVDGANSIMP, encoded by the coding sequence ATGAAAGAGCTCAACGAAAAAGTAGCCATCGTCACCGGCGGAGGCCAGGGCATCGGCCGGGGCATCGCCCTGTGCCTCGCCAAGCGGGGCGTGAAGGTGGTCGTCATCGGCCGCCGGCTGGACCCTGTGCTGGCCGTGGCGGAGGAGATCAAGGCCCTGGGCGGCCAGGCGCTGGGCCTGTCCTGCGACACCTCGGACCGGGAGCGGGTCAACGAGGTGGTGTCCAGGACCGTGGAGACCTTCGGCTCCATCGACATCCTGGTGAACAACGCCCAGAGCCTGCCCAAGAGCGCCCCGGTGGAGGAGACTACTTACGAGTCCATGTTCCTGGCCTGGTCCACCGGCACCATCGGCTCCCTCAACTTCATGCAGGCCTGCTTCCCCTATATGAAGGAGCAGGGGGAGGGGCGGATCATCAACACCGCCTCCGCCACCGGCATGTTCGGCTATCCGGGACAGCTGGCCTACGCCTCCAACAAGGAGTCCATCCGCGGCATGACCAAGATCGCCGCCAAGGAGTGGGCCCAGTACGGCATTACGGTGAACTGCATCCTGCCCGGCGCGGAGAGCCCGGCGGCCAAGGAGTGGGCCAAGAAGTTCCCCGACCTGTACGCCAAGCAGATGGAGCAGCAGCCCATGCACCGCCTGGGCGACCCGGAGAACGACATCGCCCCCGTGGTCTGCTTCCTCAGCTCCCCCGACTGCCGGTTTTTCTCCGGCCAGTGCCTGCTGGTGGACGGCGCCAACAGCATCATGCCCTAA
- a CDS encoding vancomycin resistance histidine kinase VanS: MKKSYRRLKLKMLLLVVAGTLIAGAAGLFLLETVVDGVLQDPFARFFVWVATHLFGQTDAAALESYQLCIRNHKQEFITGGLLVLMLAAFYLAMGRFTQWLDQISAAARRMVGQTGERVKLPRELSPLEEDLNAIQRQLRSREEEVRENEERKRDLVAFLAHDLKTPLTSVVGYLTLLRDDPGLSPDQRAKYTGIALDKAERLEELLGEFFDITRMDLEGEPGSMEPIQLSMLLEQLADEFYPLFAEKELECRTAIAPHLVVRGEADKLARVFDNVLRNAVSYSTPGGQVGLSARADGGRAEITISNEGLEIPERELANIFQKFYRLDAARSSRTGGAGLGLAIAKEIVEIHGGTIRCESNGRLTSFVITLPLFEEGVDGHGG; encoded by the coding sequence ATGAAAAAGAGCTACAGGCGCCTGAAGCTGAAGATGCTGCTGCTGGTGGTGGCGGGGACCCTCATCGCCGGGGCGGCGGGGCTGTTCCTGCTGGAGACGGTGGTGGACGGGGTGCTCCAGGACCCCTTCGCCCGCTTTTTCGTCTGGGTGGCCACCCACCTCTTCGGCCAGACCGACGCGGCCGCCCTGGAGAGCTACCAGCTGTGCATCCGCAACCACAAGCAGGAGTTCATCACCGGGGGGCTGCTGGTGCTGATGCTGGCGGCCTTCTACCTGGCCATGGGCCGTTTCACCCAGTGGCTGGACCAGATCAGCGCGGCGGCCCGGCGTATGGTGGGCCAGACCGGCGAGCGGGTGAAGCTGCCCCGGGAGCTCTCCCCCCTGGAGGAGGACCTCAACGCCATCCAGCGGCAGCTGCGCTCGCGGGAGGAGGAGGTGCGGGAGAACGAGGAGCGTAAACGGGATTTGGTGGCCTTCCTGGCCCACGACCTCAAGACCCCGCTCACCTCGGTGGTGGGCTACCTGACCCTGCTGCGGGACGACCCCGGCCTGAGCCCGGACCAGCGGGCCAAGTACACCGGCATCGCCCTGGACAAGGCCGAGCGGCTGGAGGAGCTGCTGGGCGAGTTCTTCGACATCACCCGCATGGATCTGGAGGGGGAGCCGGGCAGCATGGAGCCCATCCAGCTGTCCATGCTGCTGGAGCAGCTGGCGGACGAGTTCTACCCCCTGTTCGCGGAAAAGGAGCTGGAGTGCCGCACCGCCATCGCGCCCCACCTGGTGGTGCGGGGGGAGGCGGACAAGCTGGCCCGGGTGTTCGACAACGTGCTGCGCAACGCGGTGAGCTACTCCACCCCCGGCGGGCAGGTGGGCCTTTCGGCCCGCGCGGACGGCGGGCGGGCGGAGATCACCATCTCCAACGAGGGGCTGGAGATCCCCGAGCGGGAGCTTGCCAACATCTTTCAGAAGTTTTACCGGCTGGACGCGGCCCGCTCCAGCCGCACCGGCGGGGCGGGGCTGGGCCTGGCCATCGCCAAGGAGATCGTGGAGATACACGGCGGCACCATCCGCTGTGAGAGCAACGGGCGGCTGACCAGCTTTGTGATTACCCTGCCGCTGTTTGAAGAGGGAGTGGACGGACATGGAGGATAA
- a CDS encoding tRNA (N6-threonylcarbamoyladenosine(37)-N6)-methyltransferase TrmO: MEKQYTVTQIGVVRSGEDGFRVELRPEYRPAMAGLEGFGYVQLLWWFHRCDTPRARCVRAERKPYVHGPDVLGTFATRSPERPNPLALSCACVTGLDREAGVIELAYLDAEDGSPVLDVKPYVPSLDRVEAPGTPGWCAHWPACVEDGGDFDWSAEFNF, from the coding sequence ATGGAAAAACAGTATACAGTGACGCAGATTGGCGTCGTGCGCAGCGGGGAGGACGGCTTCCGCGTGGAGCTGCGCCCCGAGTACCGCCCGGCCATGGCCGGTCTGGAGGGCTTCGGGTACGTCCAGCTGCTCTGGTGGTTCCACCGCTGCGACACCCCGCGGGCGCGCTGCGTCCGCGCGGAGCGCAAGCCCTACGTCCACGGCCCCGACGTGCTGGGCACCTTTGCAACCCGCTCCCCCGAGCGGCCCAACCCCCTGGCCCTCTCCTGCGCCTGCGTCACCGGCCTGGACCGGGAGGCCGGGGTCATCGAGCTGGCCTATCTGGACGCGGAGGACGGCAGCCCCGTGCTGGACGTCAAGCCCTACGTCCCCAGCCTGGACCGGGTGGAGGCGCCGGGCACGCCCGGCTGGTGCGCCCACTGGCCCGCCTGCGTGGAGGACGGCGGCGATTTTGACTGGTCCGCCGAATTCAACTTCTAA
- the mprF_2 gene encoding phosphatidylglycerol lysyltransferase — protein sequence MGGGILAYLLWYVRENVDLGRVLGAVRPGWLLAAAACVPLCELVDAWIFRWMGRRAGADVGWRGCLDAVVIGEFYYKLGPPGAPVQLKLMLDAGMSGPVAAGVYTWKMTANTVCYTAYAVAALALKLLVYNEDLGWAVWGAGALIAVYVLLCAGVLLVAARPEGIQRGAARLLRFLGGRIRPLGEKGRVELILDKLGQFCARLRALRGDGRMLAGLFSAMLLELGVLFSIPACLYFGLGLSGHGAVELVLTQCLVMVLSRIVLLPGNAGGAEGSFYLFMAPVFGEALPVALVLWRCAAFLEVMLLGGVWSVARFARGAMGRRK from the coding sequence GTGGGCGGGGGCATCCTGGCCTATCTGCTTTGGTATGTCCGGGAAAACGTGGATTTGGGGCGGGTGCTGGGGGCGGTGCGGCCGGGCTGGCTGCTGGCCGCCGCGGCCTGCGTGCCCCTGTGTGAGCTGGTCGACGCGTGGATCTTCCGCTGGATGGGGCGCCGGGCGGGGGCGGACGTGGGCTGGCGCGGCTGCCTGGACGCGGTGGTCATCGGGGAGTTCTACTACAAGCTGGGCCCGCCCGGCGCCCCGGTGCAGCTCAAGCTGATGCTGGACGCGGGGATGAGCGGGCCGGTGGCCGCCGGGGTGTACACCTGGAAGATGACGGCCAACACCGTGTGCTACACCGCCTACGCGGTGGCGGCCCTGGCGCTCAAGCTGCTGGTCTACAACGAGGACCTGGGCTGGGCGGTCTGGGGCGCGGGGGCGCTGATCGCGGTGTACGTGCTGCTGTGCGCCGGGGTGCTGCTGGTGGCGGCCCGGCCCGAGGGCATCCAGCGCGGCGCGGCGCGGCTGCTGCGCTTTCTGGGCGGCAGAATCAGGCCCCTGGGGGAGAAGGGGCGGGTGGAGCTGATCCTGGACAAGCTGGGGCAGTTCTGCGCCCGCCTGCGCGCCCTCCGGGGGGACGGGCGTATGCTGGCGGGGCTCTTTTCCGCCATGCTGCTGGAGCTGGGGGTGCTCTTCTCCATCCCGGCGTGCCTCTATTTCGGGCTGGGGCTGTCCGGGCACGGGGCGGTGGAGCTGGTGCTGACCCAGTGCCTGGTGATGGTGCTCTCCCGCATTGTGCTGCTGCCCGGCAACGCCGGGGGCGCGGAGGGCAGCTTTTACCTGTTTATGGCCCCCGTGTTCGGGGAGGCCCTGCCGGTGGCCCTGGTACTGTGGCGCTGCGCCGCGTTCCTGGAGGTCATGCTGCTGGGGGGCGTGTGGTCGGTGGCGCGCTTCGCCCGCGGGGCAATGGGGCGGCGCAAGTGA